A window from Corynebacterium singulare encodes these proteins:
- a CDS encoding 3'-5' exonuclease: protein MNFDATRMLSFDLETTSVNPKEARIVTSALVRIDGREVDKREMLADPGVEIPEEAAKVHGITTEKARAEGRPHEDVLKETVDAIYQAWDDGLTLIVYNAAYDLSVLRALTGDFTVNGPVFDPFVIDRVKDKWRKGKRTLGDVSAHYGVELSNAHEATADALAAARVAWKQVRQHFPELAQMDTNELMEFQAVEWYKDRESFKKYLEGRGRDASNVSTAWPMIS, encoded by the coding sequence ATGAACTTCGACGCCACCCGCATGCTCTCCTTCGATCTGGAGACCACCTCCGTGAACCCTAAAGAAGCCCGCATCGTCACCTCTGCCCTGGTGCGCATCGACGGGCGCGAGGTGGACAAGCGCGAGATGCTCGCTGACCCAGGCGTGGAAATCCCTGAAGAGGCCGCCAAGGTTCACGGCATCACCACGGAGAAGGCTCGTGCGGAGGGCCGACCACATGAGGATGTGCTCAAAGAAACGGTCGATGCCATATACCAGGCCTGGGACGATGGTCTGACCCTCATTGTCTATAACGCCGCCTACGACCTATCCGTGCTACGCGCGTTGACCGGGGACTTCACGGTGAACGGCCCGGTGTTCGATCCTTTCGTCATCGACCGCGTCAAAGACAAATGGCGCAAGGGCAAGCGCACCTTGGGAGATGTGTCCGCACACTACGGCGTGGAGCTAAGCAACGCGCATGAGGCAACTGCCGACGCCCTCGCGGCCGCCCGCGTGGCCTGGAAGCAGGTGCGTCAGCACTTCCCTGAGCTAGCGCAGATGGATACCAACGAACTCATGGAGTTCCAGGCTGTGGAGTGGTACAAGGACCGCGAATCCTTCAAGAAATACCTGGAGGGCCGTGGGCGGGACGCCTCGAATGTCTCCACCGCGTGGCCGATGATTTCATAA
- the mnmA gene encoding tRNA 2-thiouridine(34) synthase MnmA, with amino-acid sequence MRVLVAMSGGVDSSVAAARAVEAGHDVIGVHLALHKDAQQTREKARGCCSLEDSADARRICDKLGIPFYVWDFSEEFKEAVIGDFVDSYARGETPNPCLRCNEKIKFAALLRKGMALGFDAVATGHYATIDADGYMRRSLDENKDQSYVLGVITKEELDHCFFPIGDTPKPQIREEAKRHGFSTASKPDSYDICFIPDGNTQAFLGRSIGLRPGMIVDTQGNELKEHDGAWNYTIGQRKGLDIKTPTADGSPRYVTDIDAATGTVTVGSRADLAVTSIEADRLKYLHPAMEGDFDCEVQVRAHGSVVPCRAHVDREADRMTLELSEPLSGVARGQAAVLYLPSPDELGDIVLGSGTICGTE; translated from the coding sequence ATGCGAGTATTGGTAGCCATGTCCGGAGGCGTCGATTCCTCCGTGGCGGCCGCCCGAGCGGTAGAAGCAGGCCACGACGTCATTGGCGTGCACTTAGCCCTGCACAAGGACGCCCAGCAGACCCGGGAGAAGGCGCGTGGCTGCTGCTCCCTGGAGGATTCTGCCGACGCCCGCCGTATCTGCGATAAGCTTGGCATTCCTTTCTACGTGTGGGACTTCTCTGAGGAGTTCAAGGAAGCCGTCATCGGGGACTTCGTGGACTCCTACGCCCGCGGTGAGACCCCGAATCCCTGCCTGCGCTGCAATGAGAAGATCAAGTTCGCAGCACTCCTGCGCAAGGGCATGGCGCTGGGCTTCGATGCGGTGGCAACGGGCCACTACGCCACTATCGACGCCGACGGTTACATGCGCCGCTCCCTGGATGAGAACAAGGACCAGTCTTATGTGCTGGGTGTTATCACCAAGGAGGAGCTGGACCACTGCTTCTTCCCCATTGGCGATACTCCGAAGCCGCAGATCCGCGAGGAAGCGAAGCGCCACGGATTTTCTACTGCGTCCAAGCCTGATTCTTATGACATTTGTTTCATTCCGGACGGCAATACCCAGGCCTTCCTGGGTCGCTCCATTGGGCTGCGCCCGGGAATGATCGTGGATACGCAAGGCAATGAGCTCAAGGAGCACGATGGCGCGTGGAACTACACCATCGGCCAGCGCAAGGGCTTGGACATTAAGACGCCTACTGCCGACGGCTCTCCGCGCTACGTCACCGACATCGACGCAGCCACCGGCACCGTCACCGTGGGATCGCGCGCTGATTTGGCTGTGACCAGCATCGAGGCCGACCGTCTGAAGTACCTGCACCCGGCGATGGAAGGTGACTTCGACTGCGAGGTGCAGGTCCGTGCCCACGGCTCAGTCGTTCCCTGCCGCGCCCATGTGGACCGCGAGGCCGACCGCATGACGCTGGAGCTTTCTGAGCCACTCTCCGGCGTAGCCCGCGGCCAGGCCGCGGTGTTGTACCTGCCGAGCCCGGATGAGCTGGGCGATATTGTCTTGGGCTCCGGCACCATTTGCGGGACTGAGTAG
- a CDS encoding type II toxin-antitoxin system VapC family toxin yields the protein MTLLVIDASAAIEFLLKRDALQRLSTAYPAFDFITPSHMPLECLTVLKRLERTEAIDSATASLLANDVMDLNIELISVGDIANHVWSRRHTFSIYDSAYVAVSNIFEAPLVSRDTHLMAAWPNSIDLDSLP from the coding sequence ATGACACTGTTAGTCATCGATGCCTCCGCAGCGATCGAGTTTCTCTTGAAACGAGATGCGCTTCAACGACTTAGCACTGCTTACCCCGCGTTCGATTTTATTACCCCGAGTCACATGCCCTTGGAATGCCTCACCGTGTTGAAAAGATTGGAGCGGACAGAAGCAATCGACAGCGCTACGGCAAGCCTTCTTGCCAACGATGTCATGGACTTGAACATTGAATTGATAAGCGTAGGCGACATCGCCAACCATGTGTGGAGCCGTCGACACACCTTCTCCATCTATGATTCAGCCTATGTAGCAGTGTCCAACATCTTCGAAGCCCCTCTTGTCAGTCGAGACACTCACCTCATGGCTGCGTGGCCCAACTCGATTGACTTGGACAGCTTGCCTTAA
- the cmtR gene encoding Cd(II)/Pb(II)-sensing metalloregulatory transcriptional regulator CmtR, which produces MLTIASRLDVMNRLGRALADPTRSRIILTLLDHPAYPAELSRDLDLTRSNVSNHLACLRDCGIVVSEPEGRRTRYEIADPHLAQALTTLVDATLAVDEDARCIDPACSLPGCYAAGEDA; this is translated from the coding sequence ATGCTGACCATTGCTTCTCGTCTTGACGTGATGAACCGCCTGGGTCGTGCACTGGCCGACCCCACTCGATCCCGGATCATCTTGACCCTGCTCGACCATCCCGCGTACCCGGCGGAACTATCCCGAGATCTGGACCTGACACGCTCGAACGTGTCCAACCACCTGGCATGCTTGCGCGATTGTGGGATTGTCGTCTCCGAGCCCGAGGGGCGTCGGACGCGATACGAGATCGCCGATCCGCACCTGGCGCAGGCGCTGACCACATTGGTCGATGCCACCTTGGCAGTAGACGAAGACGCCCGGTGCATCGATCCCGCCTGCTCGCTTCCCGGGTGCTACGCAGCTGGGGAGGACGCATGA
- a CDS encoding glycoside hydrolase family 25 protein produces MSHARRLVTAAVTAVAAVALSVSTAVAIPSYAPSGVDVSGNNHMSLRGIDWDAVKSDGQSYAFVKATEGVGFVNNHFVRDANAASAAGLKVGAYHYARPAGDAKQQAASFASQIALVPTQTLPPVLDIEVDEGLSAAQLEQWIDTFMTEVKSLTGRTPMLYTYKYFWMGQMGNTTRFSEYPLWLAAYQDTAPDPVGGWDKLAFWQRSGSGRVAGIETDVDMNLFNGTEAQLQSFSGGNYIDFGGIVDDLVVPGIDLGDDAGVLIAGILAVAAGAMAIPAVAQAAQDAGISIDPTELIEQAEKLLKTGAISTGDLDKLANHDATTGDLALFLDNAEHVQDFDSNNIDQQDVDTAADVARTAGHGAGVEVPAFDSKQVADLLNNLL; encoded by the coding sequence ATGAGCCATGCACGTCGCCTTGTTACCGCCGCCGTTACCGCAGTAGCGGCCGTGGCATTGTCCGTATCCACTGCCGTCGCTATTCCGTCCTATGCGCCATCCGGTGTGGACGTTTCAGGAAACAATCACATGTCCCTGCGTGGAATCGACTGGGATGCCGTGAAGTCTGATGGACAGTCCTATGCCTTCGTCAAAGCTACCGAGGGCGTCGGATTCGTCAACAATCACTTTGTGCGCGATGCCAATGCTGCATCGGCCGCTGGGTTAAAGGTCGGCGCCTACCACTACGCGCGCCCAGCAGGGGATGCCAAGCAGCAGGCAGCCAGCTTCGCGTCCCAAATCGCGCTGGTGCCAACCCAGACTCTGCCGCCGGTGCTCGACATTGAGGTCGATGAGGGCCTGAGCGCCGCGCAGCTTGAGCAGTGGATTGACACCTTCATGACTGAGGTCAAGTCCCTGACAGGCCGCACCCCGATGCTGTATACCTACAAGTACTTCTGGATGGGGCAGATGGGGAATACCACGCGCTTCTCCGAGTACCCGCTGTGGCTGGCTGCCTACCAGGACACCGCACCGGACCCGGTCGGTGGCTGGGACAAACTGGCATTCTGGCAGCGCTCGGGTTCTGGCCGAGTGGCCGGCATTGAAACCGACGTCGACATGAACTTGTTCAACGGCACCGAGGCCCAGCTGCAGTCCTTCTCCGGTGGTAACTACATCGACTTCGGTGGCATCGTCGACGACTTGGTGGTGCCGGGCATCGACCTAGGCGATGACGCCGGCGTGCTCATCGCGGGCATTCTTGCCGTGGCCGCCGGCGCGATGGCGATCCCGGCCGTGGCTCAGGCTGCGCAGGACGCGGGCATCTCCATCGACCCGACCGAACTCATCGAGCAGGCGGAGAAGCTGCTGAAGACCGGCGCTATTAGCACCGGCGATCTGGACAAGCTGGCCAACCACGACGCCACCACCGGCGACTTGGCCCTGTTCCTCGATAACGCGGAGCACGTGCAGGACTTCGACTCGAATAACATTGACCAGCAGGACGTAGATACCGCCGCCGACGTGGCGCGCACCGCCGGTCACGGCGCGGGCGTCGAGGTGCCGGCGTTCGACTCCAAGCAGGTGGCGGACCTGCTTAACAACCTGCTTTAA
- a CDS encoding ATP-binding protein, with amino-acid sequence MSPHENPFRPTFGVPPLFWVGRTAVLDTFRAALDSQPGTPGRSLIISGARGIGKTVLLNELEDIASSRGWITLRASGRSSMVEELVDTTIPRIMDKLAPADKHKVNRVGVGGLATIGIQHNTEEAYKPTLNTRLRELLALLKGTGVLLTIDEVQDADADDLTSLAVTYQDLVRDELDVAIVAAGLPQGVNRLLDLPGVTFLRRAQKFVLGPLSPANATAAFTETAAHSGLEFTDDAVAAAVRLSRGYPYLVQLVGSLAWGSAQRGGGSSIEERDVTAVSAEAISVLGAQVHQPATLALPPAQRLFLEAMSAVMEDGTAEIKNIAAHQDRTVRSLSATRQRLIDADLIEPTAHGQLQFVIPYMEAYFTSTDSLGRVD; translated from the coding sequence ATGTCCCCGCACGAGAATCCTTTCCGCCCCACGTTCGGCGTGCCCCCACTGTTTTGGGTTGGCCGCACGGCAGTGCTCGATACCTTTCGGGCTGCCCTTGACTCGCAGCCGGGAACACCCGGCCGCTCGCTTATCATCAGCGGCGCCCGCGGTATTGGCAAGACGGTGCTCCTGAACGAACTCGAAGATATCGCCTCGAGCCGCGGATGGATTACGTTGCGCGCCTCCGGACGCAGCTCCATGGTGGAAGAACTCGTGGATACCACCATCCCGCGCATCATGGACAAGCTCGCCCCGGCAGACAAGCACAAGGTCAACCGCGTCGGTGTTGGCGGTCTGGCAACCATCGGCATTCAGCACAACACCGAAGAGGCCTATAAACCCACGCTCAACACTCGCCTGCGCGAGCTTTTAGCACTACTCAAAGGCACAGGCGTACTGCTCACCATCGACGAGGTCCAGGACGCGGACGCAGATGACCTCACCTCCCTGGCCGTGACCTACCAGGACCTCGTGCGCGATGAGCTCGACGTTGCCATCGTGGCCGCTGGTCTGCCGCAGGGCGTTAACCGTCTGCTGGACTTGCCTGGCGTGACCTTTCTACGCCGCGCCCAGAAGTTTGTTCTGGGTCCGCTCTCTCCTGCTAATGCCACCGCGGCCTTCACGGAGACTGCCGCGCACTCGGGGCTCGAATTCACTGATGATGCAGTGGCCGCCGCCGTGCGCCTTTCCCGCGGCTACCCCTACCTGGTGCAGCTCGTCGGTTCATTGGCCTGGGGCAGCGCGCAGCGTGGAGGTGGAAGCAGCATCGAGGAACGCGACGTCACGGCAGTATCAGCCGAGGCTATCTCGGTTCTAGGCGCCCAGGTCCATCAGCCGGCCACCCTGGCGCTCCCGCCCGCGCAGCGGCTCTTCCTCGAAGCGATGAGCGCGGTCATGGAGGATGGCACGGCGGAAATCAAGAACATCGCCGCGCACCAGGATCGGACGGTGCGCTCTCTATCGGCTACGCGCCAGAGGCTTATCGACGCCGACCTCATCGAACCCACCGCCCACGGCCAGCTTCAGTTCGTCATCCCGTATATGGAGGCCTACTTCACCTCTACCGACAGCCTGGGACGAGTCGACTAG
- a CDS encoding FitA-like ribbon-helix-helix domain-containing protein, whose product MTNPKAINVQIRDVDADVVNILKKRADSKGISLSSYLRETLEKIASRPSLEEKLEELSQREPIELKKDFDVVAAIREARDAS is encoded by the coding sequence ATGACAAACCCAAAAGCCATCAATGTTCAGATCCGTGATGTCGATGCTGACGTCGTCAACATTCTTAAAAAGCGCGCCGACAGTAAGGGCATTTCCCTCTCTAGCTACCTGCGAGAGACCCTTGAGAAGATCGCTTCACGCCCATCCCTGGAAGAGAAGCTGGAAGAACTCTCGCAGCGCGAACCCATTGAACTCAAGAAGGACTTTGACGTGGTGGCCGCAATACGTGAAGCACGAGACGCTTCATGA
- a CDS encoding ArsR/SmtB family transcription factor: METTVEARLAELEARVAALEGRVSAEHTDPTSPTSTQPTTEDSTYWLVDALTPNEQLPDGSVIFGGNINVGKRAYAYQWQRPTNFVSDEAWTENLERLSALAHPVRGEILRRLLAAPATAAELVEENIVSSTGTAYHHLSALTHAGWTTKSGGEYSIRPPRVIPLLTIITASEDH, from the coding sequence ATGGAAACAACAGTCGAAGCACGCCTCGCCGAGCTTGAAGCGCGCGTCGCCGCGCTTGAGGGACGCGTCAGCGCTGAACACACCGACCCCACTTCACCAACCTCCACCCAACCAACCACAGAGGATTCGACCTACTGGCTCGTTGACGCCCTTACGCCCAACGAACAGCTTCCCGACGGCTCCGTCATCTTCGGCGGCAACATTAACGTGGGCAAGCGCGCCTATGCCTACCAATGGCAACGCCCCACCAACTTTGTCAGCGACGAGGCTTGGACAGAGAATCTTGAGCGCCTTTCCGCCCTTGCTCACCCCGTCCGCGGCGAGATCCTTCGCCGCCTGCTCGCCGCACCTGCGACGGCCGCCGAGCTTGTCGAAGAAAACATCGTCTCCTCCACCGGCACCGCCTATCACCACTTGAGTGCACTCACCCACGCCGGTTGGACCACCAAGTCTGGCGGCGAATATTCCATCCGCCCTCCCCGCGTCATTCCCCTGCTCACCATCATCACTGCAAGTGAGGACCACTAA
- a CDS encoding uroporphyrinogen decarboxylase/cobalamine-independent methonine synthase family protein, which yields MTGFALGPMPGISIAEAADIILGETELPAIPQLPERGLGSDSVGRTASMLEDITIDRGPRAWRMTARPQLLTRRAWDRLERDLDEVQEVWGETVPRVKVQALGPWTLAASIELSDGHRVLTDRGAFNELADALRHGLHAHADDVARRFHGEVVVQLDEPLLADIVAGRIPGTTDFDTIPAVPDEVALDLLQSFDVDYLYAPPLWSLAPAAPTFLTDFRGLDTPRHLDGLGEHLNAGHRIGLGIEGSDARAEAIALARHLDRIGMPRELLVDKFDVYPVEASASTLRSVSETADILARDAGDL from the coding sequence ATGACTGGGTTTGCTCTTGGCCCTATGCCCGGTATCTCCATTGCGGAGGCCGCGGACATCATCCTGGGGGAGACGGAGCTTCCCGCCATCCCGCAGCTGCCCGAGCGCGGCTTGGGCTCTGATTCGGTGGGTCGCACTGCGAGCATGCTGGAGGACATCACCATCGACCGCGGCCCGCGCGCGTGGCGCATGACGGCGCGCCCGCAACTGCTGACCCGCCGCGCCTGGGACCGCCTGGAGCGCGATCTCGACGAGGTCCAGGAGGTCTGGGGCGAGACCGTGCCGCGCGTCAAAGTGCAGGCGCTTGGCCCGTGGACACTCGCGGCGAGCATTGAGCTTTCCGACGGCCACCGCGTCCTCACCGATCGTGGTGCCTTTAACGAGCTTGCCGACGCCCTCCGCCACGGCCTCCACGCCCACGCCGACGACGTGGCGCGCCGTTTCCACGGGGAGGTCGTCGTACAACTCGACGAGCCCCTGCTCGCTGACATCGTGGCCGGGCGCATTCCGGGCACCACCGACTTCGACACCATTCCCGCCGTCCCGGACGAGGTCGCGCTCGACCTCCTGCAGTCCTTTGACGTGGACTACCTCTATGCCCCGCCGCTGTGGTCGTTAGCGCCGGCCGCTCCCACGTTCCTCACGGATTTTCGCGGCCTGGACACCCCGCGCCACCTCGACGGCTTGGGTGAGCACCTCAACGCAGGCCACCGCATTGGTCTGGGCATCGAGGGTTCCGATGCCCGCGCGGAGGCCATCGCGCTGGCCCGCCACCTCGACCGCATTGGCATGCCGCGCGAGCTGCTCGTCGATAAATTCGACGTGTACCCAGTCGAGGCTTCCGCTAGCACTTTGCGCTCGGTATCTGAGACCGCCGATATCCTGGCTCGCGACGCCGGTGACCTTTAG
- a CDS encoding cadmium resistance transporter: protein MILTSVLQAIGLFAATNIDDIIVLSLFFARGAGQRGTTARILAGQYLGFAGILGAAVLVTMGAGAFLPSTAIPYFGLIPLGLGLWAAWQAWRGDDDDDDDEAKVAGKKVGVGTVAGVTFANGGDNIGVYTPVFLSVEPLAVVAYCVIFLALVAVLVALAKFVATRPPIAEVLERWEHILFPIVLIGLGIAILVSGGAFGL, encoded by the coding sequence ATGATCCTCACCTCGGTCTTGCAGGCGATAGGCCTGTTCGCAGCTACCAACATCGACGACATCATCGTGCTCTCCCTCTTCTTCGCGCGAGGGGCAGGCCAGCGCGGCACTACCGCCCGCATTCTGGCCGGCCAGTACCTCGGATTCGCGGGCATCCTCGGTGCCGCGGTTCTGGTGACCATGGGCGCCGGAGCATTCCTGCCCTCGACAGCCATCCCGTACTTCGGTCTCATCCCTCTGGGCCTCGGCCTCTGGGCCGCATGGCAGGCCTGGCGCGGAGACGATGACGACGATGACGACGAGGCCAAGGTTGCCGGCAAGAAGGTAGGCGTGGGGACAGTCGCAGGCGTCACCTTTGCCAACGGTGGCGACAACATCGGCGTCTACACCCCTGTATTCCTCAGCGTGGAACCTCTCGCAGTAGTCGCCTACTGTGTTATCTTCCTCGCGCTCGTCGCGGTCCTAGTGGCCCTGGCAAAGTTCGTCGCCACCCGACCCCCGATCGCGGAAGTGCTCGAACGCTGGGAGCACATCCTTTTCCCCATCGTTCTCATCGGCCTCGGCATCGCGATCCTCGTCAGCGGTGGAGCCTTCGGGCTATGA
- a CDS encoding serine hydrolase domain-containing protein, translating into MNNRVASKIALAIITIIVVAAVLLVVGPQRIALAQDKTGDEALATQLENHSESGFHNLTAFTLHDGQATFAGLGSDEHTEVEIGSVTKMFTGELARQLVDEGKLKPDTTVGEVLDVGDAPVADVTVRELLDHTSGLPRLASANLLSSLASGVTGSNPYEGETVEDIMAAATKAELKNRGEESYSNLGYGLLGHVVETVAGQPYEQMLKERIFEPAEMTETYLMTPGSVPDDAPQGLTNTGRHAEPWEEDGSAPAGAIRSTASDMAKFAEWFMDNGDTEYGWVPNEDGPGVWHNGGTYGYSTMLIIDPDTKRATFANNDSPAGTEDLAQALFNELAS; encoded by the coding sequence ATGAATAACCGTGTCGCATCCAAGATTGCCCTAGCTATCATCACCATCATTGTTGTTGCCGCCGTCCTCCTCGTTGTAGGGCCACAAAGAATTGCTCTGGCACAAGACAAAACTGGCGACGAAGCCCTAGCAACCCAGCTGGAAAATCACTCCGAATCCGGTTTCCACAACCTCACCGCCTTCACGCTTCACGACGGCCAAGCCACCTTCGCGGGACTGGGCAGCGACGAGCACACAGAGGTCGAAATCGGGTCCGTGACCAAGATGTTCACCGGCGAACTGGCCCGCCAGCTCGTCGACGAAGGAAAATTGAAACCTGATACCACTGTGGGCGAGGTCCTCGATGTCGGCGATGCGCCCGTCGCTGACGTCACCGTGAGAGAGCTGCTCGACCACACCTCTGGACTACCCCGGCTGGCAAGCGCGAACCTCCTCAGCAGTCTCGCCTCGGGTGTCACCGGTTCGAACCCCTATGAAGGCGAGACCGTAGAGGACATCATGGCTGCCGCCACGAAGGCCGAGCTGAAGAACCGCGGCGAAGAATCCTATTCCAATCTTGGCTATGGGCTCCTTGGCCACGTGGTGGAGACCGTTGCCGGGCAGCCTTATGAGCAGATGCTCAAAGAACGAATCTTCGAGCCTGCAGAAATGACCGAAACCTACCTCATGACGCCGGGCTCCGTGCCCGACGACGCCCCACAGGGACTTACCAACACCGGCCGCCACGCCGAGCCTTGGGAGGAGGACGGCTCCGCGCCCGCGGGTGCTATCCGCTCCACGGCGAGTGACATGGCCAAGTTCGCCGAGTGGTTTATGGATAACGGCGATACAGAGTACGGCTGGGTTCCTAACGAAGACGGCCCAGGTGTCTGGCACAACGGCGGCACCTATGGCTATTCCACAATGCTCATCATCGATCCGGACACCAAACGCGCTACTTTCGCCAACAACGATTCACCCGCCGGCACCGAAGACCTAGCCCAAGCACTGTTCAACGAGCTCGCATCTTAA
- a CDS encoding ATP-binding protein — translation MTDEVLQNDQLQVKYCFMERYIRRGMEGFAREALSFSPVVHVTGARQVGKSTLTRHLGLERAVYVTLDDPAAFSLAEEDPMTFVQQGGNGTLIIDEIQRLPELTLPLKAEVDRDRRPGRFVITGSSDFARGIGRKDSLAGRIIDLHLHPLSQQEICETVSDGAFVDRIDDLIGLPARSTPEEYVDRASLVDKVLKGGYPVALELPDRMRRAWFDSYVSHVTVVEETLSRESAQPGRLQSLLRLLAAHQAGELVPAKLAREAEIPVSTVRSYLDTLSRLFLSSHVKAWKSNLTSREISKPKSWVTDSGLASWLAGQTRDILMDPLAQSHFGHLVEGFVLQELSAQQGWAESEHRLFHWRDSTGMEVDIVIEFADNSIAALEVKSGATVKAGQVRHVRTLREKLGSRFRGGFVVAPIPHVQPLGEKLCALPMSYLWRK, via the coding sequence ATGACGGATGAAGTCTTGCAGAATGACCAACTGCAGGTAAAATACTGTTTTATGGAGCGCTATATTAGGCGAGGTATGGAAGGGTTTGCGCGAGAGGCGTTGTCTTTTTCTCCCGTTGTGCACGTCACGGGAGCACGGCAAGTGGGAAAATCGACGCTGACACGGCATCTCGGTCTTGAGCGTGCTGTGTATGTAACGCTGGATGACCCCGCAGCTTTTTCATTGGCAGAAGAAGATCCGATGACCTTTGTCCAGCAGGGTGGCAATGGAACGTTGATTATTGATGAGATTCAGCGGCTTCCGGAACTCACCCTGCCGTTGAAGGCTGAGGTCGATAGAGACCGCCGGCCAGGTCGCTTTGTCATTACTGGTTCATCTGACTTTGCTCGGGGGATAGGAAGGAAGGATTCGCTAGCGGGAAGAATCATCGATCTCCATCTGCATCCACTGAGCCAGCAAGAAATCTGCGAAACAGTAAGCGACGGGGCCTTTGTAGATAGGATTGATGATCTTATCGGTTTACCTGCGCGTTCTACTCCTGAGGAATACGTAGACCGGGCTAGCCTCGTTGACAAGGTGCTCAAGGGGGGTTACCCAGTAGCGCTTGAACTACCCGATCGGATGCGCCGAGCCTGGTTCGATTCGTATGTATCGCATGTGACTGTGGTTGAGGAAACGCTTTCCCGGGAAAGCGCACAGCCGGGAAGGCTGCAATCATTATTGCGTTTACTTGCAGCGCATCAGGCAGGGGAGTTGGTTCCGGCAAAGCTTGCGCGTGAAGCGGAAATCCCAGTATCCACTGTCCGCTCGTACCTTGATACTTTGTCAAGGTTATTTCTTTCCTCACATGTGAAAGCGTGGAAATCGAATCTGACGTCGAGGGAAATTTCCAAGCCTAAAAGCTGGGTCACTGATTCCGGTTTGGCTTCATGGCTAGCGGGGCAAACTCGAGACATACTTATGGACCCTCTGGCCCAGTCCCACTTCGGGCATCTGGTGGAAGGGTTTGTACTCCAAGAGCTTTCTGCCCAGCAAGGGTGGGCAGAAAGCGAGCATCGGCTTTTTCATTGGCGTGATAGTACAGGGATGGAAGTGGATATTGTCATCGAATTCGCTGACAACTCCATCGCCGCACTCGAGGTCAAATCCGGGGCAACCGTGAAAGCAGGGCAGGTTCGGCATGTGCGCACACTGAGAGAAAAATTAGGTTCGCGATTCCGCGGAGGATTTGTTGTCGCACCTATTCCTCACGTGCAGCCCCTAGGTGAAAAATTATGTGCGCTTCCGATGTCATATCTGTGGCGTAAATAG
- a CDS encoding spermidine synthase, whose product MGRKRNTEESIAGTYEISTGELVVKPDPFRDGAYILNINGVPSSHLVPDEPRALEFEYMRWIAAAVEHLAPGKRLLHLGGGGCSLPRYFADLWPDSHNTVVELDAKLAELIRELADIPSAPRVKIRAGEARAVTEGFPTHRFDVIIRDVFAGAVTPESLTTKEFFQHAHATLSSGGLYVANCGDYPDLQGAKAELAGMAEVFEHVAVIADPPMLKGRRYGNIILIGSDTELPTDGSPAAATISKPLLRGAVPAHYRDEAWTRHFFSGASPRRDTPAL is encoded by the coding sequence ATGGGTAGGAAACGCAACACCGAAGAATCCATCGCCGGCACCTATGAAATCTCCACCGGAGAACTTGTGGTCAAACCAGATCCATTCCGCGACGGCGCCTACATCCTCAACATCAACGGCGTGCCCTCCTCCCACCTCGTTCCCGATGAGCCGCGGGCCTTGGAGTTTGAATACATGCGCTGGATCGCTGCTGCGGTAGAGCACCTTGCGCCCGGCAAACGCCTTCTGCACTTGGGCGGCGGAGGCTGTTCTCTTCCCCGCTACTTCGCGGATCTTTGGCCAGATTCCCACAACACCGTCGTCGAACTCGACGCAAAGCTGGCGGAGCTCATCCGTGAGCTGGCCGATATCCCCTCGGCACCCCGCGTGAAAATCCGGGCCGGCGAGGCACGAGCAGTAACTGAGGGCTTCCCAACCCACCGCTTCGACGTCATCATTCGCGACGTCTTCGCAGGCGCCGTCACGCCAGAATCCCTCACCACAAAAGAGTTCTTCCAACACGCCCACGCCACCCTAAGTTCCGGGGGTCTTTACGTGGCTAACTGCGGCGACTACCCCGACCTGCAGGGCGCAAAGGCGGAGCTCGCCGGAATGGCAGAAGTCTTTGAGCACGTCGCAGTTATCGCCGATCCTCCCATGCTTAAGGGCCGGCGCTACGGCAACATCATCCTCATTGGTTCAGATACCGAGCTTCCCACAGACGGCTCCCCCGCAGCCGCCACGATATCCAAACCCCTATTGCGCGGGGCCGTGCCCGCCCACTACCGCGACGAGGCGTGGACGCGCCACTTCTTCAGCGGCGCGAGTCCGCGTCGCGATACGCCTGCTCTTTAA